Within the Pseudomonas orientalis genome, the region GTCGGCATTCGGGGCGAATTTCAACGGGTTGTTTTCGGCCGGGCGGATCATGGTTTGCTGCATGCGAAATTCGCCCTTGAGGCTGGCGCGGGCACGCAACACGTCGATCAGGCCTTCGACCATCAGCCGGTAGCTGCGGCCGATGTTTTCCATCTGGGCGCAGGCATCGGCCCGATCCAGACGCAACTGATCGAGGCCGGCACCGCGCAGGAAGGCTTGCAAGAGGTCGGCGTGTGGCTGGGCGTCACCGGCGGGCGGCGCGGCCGGCTCGACCACAGGCGGCGGCGCAATCACCGGCGCAGGGGGCGGCGTGGTAGGCGGCGTAACAGCGGCGAGCGGCGCGGGTGCGTCGCCAAGCAGGTCCCAGTCTTCGGGAATGACCGCACCGGGCACCGCCGGCAATTCGGCAACCGGCGCCGGCGGACGGAAGTCATGTTGCTCGGAGGGCACGTGGTCTGCCACGGTGGGCGGTGGCACGGCAGTGGGACTGAGGAAATCGAACAGGTCCGGCAAGGTCTCCATCGACGAAGCGCCATGAAACTGCGGCGCGATCATCGGAGTCGGCGCGGGCGGGCTCGCCACCGCGCCCATCAACGCCTCAAAGCTGTTCGGCGAATCACCGGCGAACGGCTGGCTGTCGACGGCCTGCACATTGAAATCGATGCGCGCCTGGATTTCGTAATCGCCGATGCGAATCAACTCGCCATCCTGCAGCGGCTCGCTGTTACCACGGCGCATCCGGATGCCGGCGTTGACCAACTCCACACCGTTGGTACTGTTGTCGGTTAAATAGTAACGGCCGTCTTTGTACTGAATAACGCAATGTTGCGAGGAGACAAGTCGTTCGGGATCGGGCAATACCCAGTCATTTTCCGAACTGCGGCCGATCGCCATCGAGCCCTGGTTCATGGACTTTTCGGCGCACTGCCCTGGGGTAATCTTGTGATAACTAGTGATAGTCAAACACAGCGACATCTTGCCTCCTTGCTGATACACCGCGCGCGGTCGAGATCAGGCTACGCTTGCCTGAATATCGGCGCCAGGTCGTCGGACCGAGCGTTTAAATCCGCATTTGCCAGCATGATCGCTGATCTTATCCGGCTTGCATGACAGAAATCCTCTGCGGGGCGCACCGTTCGACCCATCAGTCGCGCAGGTTGTTAAACACCGCACATCTGTCACAGAGGGCGAATAGCTTACCTTGACAACGCATAAGTACTACACCAAAAATGCACAACTTCTTGAACATCAGTGATGTCACGGTAGTGGCACGCTGAGACTATGACCAAGAAAACATGCAAAGTTCACCGCGCAACTAATGCATGCATTGCCCGGCATCTAACGGGCTGATAGGGAGATCGAATTCAGTGGATGTGCCGTTGCTGCTCACCGCCGTTTCCGCGACTTCGCCCTGTGGCGAAGACATGGAATATGACGCGCAATTTCTGCAATTGGAACGTGATGCCAAGGGCCAGCCCGAGCGCAGCATGGGCGATTCGATCCTGCCCGCCGAGCCGCCGGAGTGGCGCAGCATCCAGCAACAGAGCCTCGACCTGTTGCAGCGCAGCAAAGACCTGCGCATCACCCACTTTCTGCTGCAAAGCACCCTCGCCCTCCAGGGCGTGGCCGGCCTGGCCGAAGCGCTGACGCTGATCGATGCGTTGCTGCGCGATTACTGGGCCGACCTGCACCCACGCCTGGATGCCGACGACGATAACGATCCCACCGTACGCATAAACGCTCTCACCGGCCTGACCTGCGACACCAATATCCGCCTGCTGCGTGAAAGCATCCTCACGCGCTCACGCACCTTCGGCCCCGTGACGCTGCGCGCGGCGCTCAACGCCAGCGGCCTGTTAAGCTTCCCCGATGAACAACTCGGCGCCCAGCAACTCAACGCCGCGTTCCTCGACAGCGATCCGGAGCAACTGCAGGCCACCCGCGATGCGCTGATTGCGGCGCGCGCCGCCTGCGAAGCGATCGAACAACAGGTCAACGAGCAGGTCGGTTCCGCTCAGGGCGTGGACCTCAGTGCCTTGAAGCAACCGCTCAAGCAGGCCCTGCAATTGCTCAATCAAGCGGTGCCCGGCGCCGCCAGCAGCAGCGAACCCGAGGCCGTCAGTGAAGACAACGCCCCCTCGTTGGCCTACGCCGCTGCCCCCGCAGCCCCGCGTCCGGTCGGCGACATCGCCAGCCGCGACGATGTGCTGCGCAGCCTCGACAAAATCCTTGCGTATTACACCCGGCACGAGCCTTCAAGCCCGCTGCCGGTGCTGTTGAACCGAGCGAAGAATCTGGTGCATGCCGATTTCGCGGCCATCGTGCGCAATCTGATTCCCGACGGCATGTCCCAATTTGAAAACCTGCGCGGCCCTGACAGCGAGTAGGCCGCCGGACCGTGCAGTAACAACACCGTCGCTCAAGCGACCAGGAGCAGCAAACGTGGCGAAGCAAAGTTCTCAGAAATTCATCGCGCGCAACCGTGCGCCTCGAGTGCAGATCGAGTACGACGTCGAGCTTTACGGCGCCGAGAAAAAGGTCCAGCTGCCCTTCGTCATGGGCGTGATGGCCGACCTCGCCGGCAAACCTGCCGAGCCGCTGGCACCCGTGGCCGACCGCAAGTTCCTTGAAGTGGACGTCGACAACTTCGACTCGCGCCTCAAGGCCATGCAGCCACGCGTGGCGTTCCACGTACCCAATGAGCTGACCGGCGAAGGCAACCTGAGCCTGGACATCACCTTCGAAAGCATGGACGACTTCAGCCCTGCCGCCGTGGCGCGCAAGGTCGACTCGTTGAACCAGCTGCTCGAAGCCCGCACCCAGCTGGCCAACCTGCTGACCTACATGGACGGCAAGACCGGCGCTGAAGAAATCATCATGAAGGCGATCAAGGACCCGGCACTGCTCCAGGCTCTTGCCAGTGCGCCCAAGCCTGCAGGGGAGCAGTAAGCATGACTGACAATACCGTTCGCGAAGGCGCGCCCAACCTGGGCGCCACCGAAGAAACCAGCGAGTTCGCCTCGCTGTTGATGCAGGAATTCAAGCCCAAGACCGAGCGCGCCCGCGAAGCCGTGGAGACCGCCGTGCGCACCCTGGCCGAACAGGCCCTGGCGCAAACCGACCTGGTGTCCAATGACGCGATCAAATCGATCGAATCGATCATCGCCGCCATCGACGCCAAGCTCACGGCCCAGGTCAACCAGATCATCCACCATCAGGATTTCCAGCAGCTGGAAAGCGCCTGGCGTGGCCTGCACTACTTGGTCAACAACACCGAGAGCGATGAGCAACTGAAGATTCGCGTGCTCAATATCTCCAAGCCGGACTTGCACAAGACCCTGAAGAAATTCAAAGGTACGGCGTGGGACCAGAGCCCGATTTTCAAGAAAATGTACGAAGAAGAATACGGCCAGTTCGGCGGTGAACCTTACGGCTGCCTGGTAGGCGACTACTACTTCGACCAGTCGCCGCCGGATGTGGAACTGCTGGGCGAGCTGTCGAAAGTCTGCGCCGCCATGCACTCCCCGTTCATCGCTGCCGCGTCGCCAACCGTGATGGGCATGGGCTCGTGGCAAGAACTGTCGAACCCGCGCGACCTGACCAAAATCTTCACCACCCCGGAATACGCCGGCTGGCGTTCGCTGCGTGAATCGGAAGACTCGCGCTACATCGGCCTGACCATGCCGCGCTTCCTCGCGCGCCTGCCGTATGGCGCCAAAACTGACCCGGTGGAAGCCTTCGCCTTCGAAGAAAACACCGACGGCGCCGACAGCTCCAAGTACACCTGGGCCAACGCCGCATACGCGATGGCGGTGAACATCAACCGCTCGTTCAAACACTACGGCTGGTGCTCGCGCATCCGTGGCATCGAGTCCGGCGGCGAAGTGGAAAACCTGCCGGCGCACACGTTCCCTACCGATGACGGTGGCGTGGACATGAAGTGCCCGACCGAAATCGCCATCAGCGACCGCCGTGAAGCAGAGCTGGCGAAGAACGGTTTCATGCCGCTGCTGCACAAGAAAAACACCGACTTCGCCGCGTTCATCGGCGCCCAGTCGCTGCAGAAACCGGCCGAGTACGACGACCCGGACGCCACCGCCAACGCCAACCTGGCCGCGCGCCTGCCGTACCTGTTCGCCACCTGCCGTTTCGCCCACTACCTCAAGTGCATCGTGCGCGACAAGGTCGGCTCCTTCAAAGAGAAGGACGAGATGCAGCGCTGGTTGCAGGACTGGATCCTCAACTACGTCGATGGCGATCCTGCGCACTCCACCGAGACCACCAAGGCCCAGCACCCGTTGGCGGCTGCCGAAGTGATCGTGGAAGAAGTCGAAGGCAACCCGGGGTATTACAACTCCAAGTTCTACCTGCGCCCGCACTACCAGCTTGAAGGGCTGACGGTGTCGTTGCGTTTGGTATCGAAGCTGCCTTCGGCCAAGAGCGCCTAAACCTGGGTTGAACTAGCTCTCCTGTGGGAGGGGGCTTGCCCCCGATGCAGACGACGCGGTCTACCAGTCAGACCGCGTCGATTCCATCGGGGGCAAGCCCCCTCCCACACAAAAACACAGGATGCGTTACCACGCAGAGCGTGGGAACGATCACCAAATACAGTGGCTGAGTCCACACAGGGAGAAAACATGGCTGTTGATATTTTCATCAAGATCGGCGACATCAAGGGCGAGTCCATGGACAAGGCCCACAAGGACGAAATCGACGTGCTGAACTGGAGCTGGGGCATGGCCCAGTCCGGCAACATGCATGTGGGCGGTGGCGGTGGCGCGGGCAAGGTGAATATCCAGGACCTGTCGCTGACCAAATACGTCGACAAAGCGTCGCCGAACCTGATGATGCACTGCGCCAGCGGCAAGCACATCGACAAGGTCAAACTGACCGTGCGCAAGGCCGGTGGCGAAAGCCAGGTCGAGTACATGGTGATCAACCTGGAAGAAGTGCTGGTCACCTCGCTGAGCACCGGCGGTTCGGGCACCGATGACCGCCTGACCGAAAACGTCACCCTGAACTTCGCCCAGGTGATGGTCGACTACCAGCCGCAGAAAGCCGACGGCACCAAAGACGGCGGCGCGATCAAGTTTGGCTGGAACATCCGTTCCAACACCAAGCGCTGATAGCCCCTGCAGCCGTGGCCTTGCGCCACGGCTGCAGACATTTTGTCCCTCCCGCAACCCGTCCGTGGAGCTGCTTTGGTGGTAACTGAAATCGCTTCCCGCGACCGTCTGCAACCGTCCCTGCTGGACCGGCTGACCGACGACGACCCAACCAATCCCAAGGAAAGCGCCGACAAACGCGTGCTGTCCCTGACCCAATTGAAAGCCTCGGTACTGCGCGACCTGGCGTGGTTGCTCAACACCACGTCGTTGCTCGATGCCGATGCCACGCTGCACACTCCGGCCGGTACCTCGGTGGTCAATTACGGCCTGCCGGCACTGGCGGGCAACAGCGTTTCCAGTGTCGATATCAAGGCCCTGGAAGCCCTGATCTACCAGGCCATTGCCACCTTCGAGCCGCGCATCCTGCGCCACACGCTGCGAGTCAAAGCCCGTGTCGGCCAGGGCGAAATGAACCACAACGCCCTGAGTTTCGAAATCGAAGGCGACCTGTGGGCCCAGCCGGTGCCGTTGCGCCTGTTGCTGCAAACCGACCTGGACCTGGAATCCGGGCATGTGCGCGTGGTCAATGCCGACCAGCGGAGACGCCCATGAACCCGCGCCTGCTGGAGCTGTACAACCAGGAACTGCACCACGTGCGCGAAAGCGCCGCCGAGTTCGCCAAGGAATACCCGAAGATCGCCAGTCGGCTGACCCTGTCCGGCATGGACTGCGCCGACCCGTACGTCGAACGCTTGCTCGAAGGCTTTGCCTACCTCACGGCCCGCGTGCAGCTCAAGCTCGACGCCGAGTACCCGACCTTCACCCACAACCTGCTGGAAATCGCCTACCCGCACTACCTGGCACCGACGCCGTCGATGACCGTGGTGCAATTGCAGACCGACCCCGACGAAGGCTCCCTCGCCGGCGGCTTCCCGCTGCCCCGCGACACCGTACTGCGCGCCGCCCTGGGCCGCGAAACCCAGACCTGCTGCGAGTACCGCACCGCGCACCCGGTGACGCTGTGGCCGCTGCAGGTCAGCAATGCCGAGTACTTCGGCAACCCGTCCGCCGTGCTCGGCCGCCTGGCCGCCAGCGAACCGAAAGCCAAGGCCGGCCTGCGCCTGACCCTGCGCACCGGCGCCGAATTGCCGTTCAACAGCCTCGATCTGGATAACCTGCCGCTGTACCTCAGCGGTGCCGATGAGCAGCCGTTTCGCCTCTACGAACAACTGCTGGGCAACGCCTGCGCGGTGTTCGCGCGCAAGCCCGGTGGCGATTGGGTTGAGCGCCTGCCTCAGGATGCCTTGCGTTCACGCGGTTTCGACGATGCCGACGCGGCCATGCCGGTGGTGGCGCGGGCGTTCCAGGGCTATCGGTTATTGCAGGAATACTTCGCCCTGCCCCATCGATTCCTGTTCGTCGAATTCGCCGAACTGAGCCGTGCCGTCAAGCGTTGCGACGGCCAGGAGCTGGAGCTGATCGTGCTGTTCGACCGTCACGAACCCAGCCTGGAAGGCAGCGTCGGCGCGGCGCAGTTCCTGCCGTTCTGCACGCCGGCGATCAACCTGTTCCCCAAGCGCGTGGACCGAATTCACTTGTCGGATCGGGTCAACGAACACCATGTGATCGCCGACCGTACACGGCCGATGGATTTCGAGATTCACTCCCTGAGCGGCATCACCGGTCACGGCACCGGACCGGAGCAGCCGTTCTTGCCGTTTTACGCCGTGCGCGATCCCTCCCGCTATGGGCGCGACCAGGCCTATTACACGGTACGCCGTGAACCGCGCGTGCTGTCCAGCGACCAGCGGCGCAACGGCCCGCGCTCCACCTATGTGGGCAGCGAAACCTTCGTCAGCCTGGTGGACAGCCGCCAGGCGCCGTATCGGCATGACCTGCGCCAGCTCGGCGTGACGGCGCTGTGCACCAATCGTGACTTGCCGTTGTTCATGAGCGTGGGCAACGGCAAGACCGATTTCACCCTGGCCGACAGTGCCCCGGTGCTCTCTGTGCGCTGCGTCGCAGGCCCCAGCCGCCCGCGCGCCAGCCATGCCCACGATGCCAAGGCGTGGCGCCTGATCAGCCAGCTATCGCTCAATTACCTCTCCTTGAGCGAACAGGGCCAGGGTGCCGGCGCCTTGCGCGAACTGCTGCGCCTGTATGGCGACAGCAACGACGCCGCGCTGCAATTGCAGATTGAAGGCTTGCGTGAAGTCAGCAGCAAAGCCGTGACCCGACGCCTGCCGATGCCCGGCCCGATCGTGTTTGGCCGTGGCCTGGAAATCACCCTGGAATTCGATGAAAACGCGTTTCGCGGCACCGGGGTGTTTCTGCTCGGTGCGGTGCTGGAACGCTTCCTGGCACGCTACGTGTCGATCAACAGCTTTACCGAGACGGTGATCCGTACCACCGAACGCGGCGAGATCATGCGATGGAAAGCCAAGCCCGGACGGCGTCCGACCCTGTGAGTACCCTGGACGCGATGCACCAGGAGCCCTGGGAATATGACTTCTTCCAGGCGCTGCGGCGTATCGAGTGCGAATCGCCGGACCTGCCGCGCCTGGGCCATTCCCTGCGCCTGGCCGATGACCCGCTGCGCCTGGGGCAACAGGCAGACTGCACCTTCGCCCCGGCCACCCTGGCGTCGGTCGACCCCGGCGGCGACGGCAAGCCGGCGCGGCTGGAGCAATTCTTCTTCGGCCTCGGCGGCCCCAACGGCCCGTTGCCGCTGCATATCACCGAATACGTGCGCGAGCGCCAGCGCAACAACGCCGACAGCACCAGCAAGCAGTTCCTGGATGTGTTCCACCATCGCTTGCTGACCTTGTTCTACCGGGCCTGGGCCGAAGCACGGCCGACGGTCAGCCATGACCGACCGGACGATGACTACTGGTCCGCGCGCCTCGCCGCCCTGAGTGGCCGCGGGATGCCGAGCCTGCTCAATCAAGGGCTCATCCCCGATACCGCAAAGCTGCATTACAGCGGCCATCTGTCGGCGCAAACCCGCTACCCGGATGGCTTGAAGGCCATCCTCAGCGAGTACTTCGGCCTGCCGGTCGCGATCGAGGAGTACGTTGGCCAATGGCTGGAATTGCCCGAACGCAGCCGCGTCGGCGTGAGCGCCAACCGGCTGGGCGTGGATTTCTGCCTCGGCAGCCACGTGTGGGACCGCCAGCACAAATTCCGTATTCGCCTCGGCCCGCTCAAGCTCGACGACTACATGGGCATGCTGCCCGGCCATCCGCCGTTCAACGAACTGGTGGCCTGGGTGGCCGAGTACCTGGGCCATGAACTGGACTGGGACTTGAACCTGGTTTTGCAACAACCTGAAGTCCCGGCGCTGCAGCTCAACGGCCAGTTTCGCCTGGGTTTCAATACCTGGCTCGGCCAACCTGCGCATGACGCCAACGACCTAATCCTGGCCCGGCATTACGCCGACCACGCCACCACCTCAAGGAATCCAGAGCATGGGTGAAATCAGTCGCGCCGCACTGTTCGGCAAACTCAACAGCGTGGCCTACAAGGCCATCGAAGCCGCCACCGTGTTCTGCAAACTGCGGGGCAACCCGTATGTGGAACTGGCCCACTGGTTTCATCAGTTGCTGCAACTGCAGGACTCGGACCTGCACCGCATCATCCGCCAGTTCAACCTGGAACCGGCACGCGTGGCCCGTGACCTCACCGAGGCCCTGGACCGCCTGCCGCGCGGCTCGACCTCGATCACCGACCTGTCGTCCCATGTGGAGGAAGCGGTGGAACGCGGTTGGGTGTATGGCAGCCTGATGTTTGGCGAAAGCCAGGTGCGCACCGGTTACCTGGTGCTGGGCATTCTGAAAACGCCGAGCCT harbors:
- the tssC gene encoding type VI secretion system contractile sheath large subunit; protein product: MTDNTVREGAPNLGATEETSEFASLLMQEFKPKTERAREAVETAVRTLAEQALAQTDLVSNDAIKSIESIIAAIDAKLTAQVNQIIHHQDFQQLESAWRGLHYLVNNTESDEQLKIRVLNISKPDLHKTLKKFKGTAWDQSPIFKKMYEEEYGQFGGEPYGCLVGDYYFDQSPPDVELLGELSKVCAAMHSPFIAAASPTVMGMGSWQELSNPRDLTKIFTTPEYAGWRSLRESEDSRYIGLTMPRFLARLPYGAKTDPVEAFAFEENTDGADSSKYTWANAAYAMAVNINRSFKHYGWCSRIRGIESGGEVENLPAHTFPTDDGGVDMKCPTEIAISDRREAELAKNGFMPLLHKKNTDFAAFIGAQSLQKPAEYDDPDATANANLAARLPYLFATCRFAHYLKCIVRDKVGSFKEKDEMQRWLQDWILNYVDGDPAHSTETTKAQHPLAAAEVIVEEVEGNPGYYNSKFYLRPHYQLEGLTVSLRLVSKLPSAKSA
- the tssG gene encoding type VI secretion system baseplate subunit TssG — translated: MESQARTASDPVSTLDAMHQEPWEYDFFQALRRIECESPDLPRLGHSLRLADDPLRLGQQADCTFAPATLASVDPGGDGKPARLEQFFFGLGGPNGPLPLHITEYVRERQRNNADSTSKQFLDVFHHRLLTLFYRAWAEARPTVSHDRPDDDYWSARLAALSGRGMPSLLNQGLIPDTAKLHYSGHLSAQTRYPDGLKAILSEYFGLPVAIEEYVGQWLELPERSRVGVSANRLGVDFCLGSHVWDRQHKFRIRLGPLKLDDYMGMLPGHPPFNELVAWVAEYLGHELDWDLNLVLQQPEVPALQLNGQFRLGFNTWLGQPAHDANDLILARHYADHATTSRNPEHG
- the tssE gene encoding type VI secretion system baseplate subunit TssE, with product MVTEIASRDRLQPSLLDRLTDDDPTNPKESADKRVLSLTQLKASVLRDLAWLLNTTSLLDADATLHTPAGTSVVNYGLPALAGNSVSSVDIKALEALIYQAIATFEPRILRHTLRVKARVGQGEMNHNALSFEIEGDLWAQPVPLRLLLQTDLDLESGHVRVVNADQRRRP
- the tssB gene encoding type VI secretion system contractile sheath small subunit, producing the protein MAKQSSQKFIARNRAPRVQIEYDVELYGAEKKVQLPFVMGVMADLAGKPAEPLAPVADRKFLEVDVDNFDSRLKAMQPRVAFHVPNELTGEGNLSLDITFESMDDFSPAAVARKVDSLNQLLEARTQLANLLTYMDGKTGAEEIIMKAIKDPALLQALASAPKPAGEQ
- the tssA gene encoding type VI secretion system protein TssA; this encodes MDVPLLLTAVSATSPCGEDMEYDAQFLQLERDAKGQPERSMGDSILPAEPPEWRSIQQQSLDLLQRSKDLRITHFLLQSTLALQGVAGLAEALTLIDALLRDYWADLHPRLDADDDNDPTVRINALTGLTCDTNIRLLRESILTRSRTFGPVTLRAALNASGLLSFPDEQLGAQQLNAAFLDSDPEQLQATRDALIAARAACEAIEQQVNEQVGSAQGVDLSALKQPLKQALQLLNQAVPGAASSSEPEAVSEDNAPSLAYAAAPAAPRPVGDIASRDDVLRSLDKILAYYTRHEPSSPLPVLLNRAKNLVHADFAAIVRNLIPDGMSQFENLRGPDSE
- the tagH gene encoding type VI secretion system-associated FHA domain protein TagH encodes the protein MSLCLTITSYHKITPGQCAEKSMNQGSMAIGRSSENDWVLPDPERLVSSQHCVIQYKDGRYYLTDNSTNGVELVNAGIRMRRGNSEPLQDGELIRIGDYEIQARIDFNVQAVDSQPFAGDSPNSFEALMGAVASPPAPTPMIAPQFHGASSMETLPDLFDFLSPTAVPPPTVADHVPSEQHDFRPPAPVAELPAVPGAVIPEDWDLLGDAPAPLAAVTPPTTPPPAPVIAPPPVVEPAAPPAGDAQPHADLLQAFLRGAGLDQLRLDRADACAQMENIGRSYRLMVEGLIDVLRARASLKGEFRMQQTMIRPAENNPLKFAPNADEALLLLLRHGNQAFMAPDAAVRDSFDDLRAHQLAVMAGVEAALKHLLLRFEPAQLEERMGKPGGLSSIFNGSRQAQYWQQFTELYSNISREAQEDFQDLFGREFSRAYEAHSARQRR
- a CDS encoding Hcp family type VI secretion system effector is translated as MAVDIFIKIGDIKGESMDKAHKDEIDVLNWSWGMAQSGNMHVGGGGGAGKVNIQDLSLTKYVDKASPNLMMHCASGKHIDKVKLTVRKAGGESQVEYMVINLEEVLVTSLSTGGSGTDDRLTENVTLNFAQVMVDYQPQKADGTKDGGAIKFGWNIRSNTKR
- the tssF gene encoding type VI secretion system baseplate subunit TssF, producing MNPRLLELYNQELHHVRESAAEFAKEYPKIASRLTLSGMDCADPYVERLLEGFAYLTARVQLKLDAEYPTFTHNLLEIAYPHYLAPTPSMTVVQLQTDPDEGSLAGGFPLPRDTVLRAALGRETQTCCEYRTAHPVTLWPLQVSNAEYFGNPSAVLGRLAASEPKAKAGLRLTLRTGAELPFNSLDLDNLPLYLSGADEQPFRLYEQLLGNACAVFARKPGGDWVERLPQDALRSRGFDDADAAMPVVARAFQGYRLLQEYFALPHRFLFVEFAELSRAVKRCDGQELELIVLFDRHEPSLEGSVGAAQFLPFCTPAINLFPKRVDRIHLSDRVNEHHVIADRTRPMDFEIHSLSGITGHGTGPEQPFLPFYAVRDPSRYGRDQAYYTVRREPRVLSSDQRRNGPRSTYVGSETFVSLVDSRQAPYRHDLRQLGVTALCTNRDLPLFMSVGNGKTDFTLADSAPVLSVRCVAGPSRPRASHAHDAKAWRLISQLSLNYLSLSEQGQGAGALRELLRLYGDSNDAALQLQIEGLREVSSKAVTRRLPMPGPIVFGRGLEITLEFDENAFRGTGVFLLGAVLERFLARYVSINSFTETVIRTTERGEIMRWKAKPGRRPTL